The Geomonas ferrireducens DNA segment GCGCGTTAAGTACGCCCATGGCCAGCACGGCAAGGGCGAAAGGGACCTCGGTCCTCGGTTTCCATTTCATTCTTTAACCTCCAGACGGCGCCTGGGCCATGCTTCTGCCGATGAGGCGCAGGCGCGCGATCCGTTGCGACATGGGCGGGTGGGTCGAGAAAAGGCTCTGCTCGTCGGAGAGATCGGCTGCGGTGGGACTCGCTATGCACAGGTGGGCGCTCGCCTGGCTGATGCTGTGCGTCGCTCCGGCCGCCCCGGAAATCTTCTCCAGGGCCGAGATCAGGGCTTGCGGGTTGCGGGTGAATTGCGCCGCCGACGCATCGGCTAAATACTCGCGCTCCTTGCTGACCATGAGCGCCATGATGCGGGTGGCAAGGGGGGCAAGGAGCACGGTGAAGAGCCAGATCACGAAGATGATGCTGCCGATGCGGCTGTCGTCGTCCCCGCTTTGGTCGCTGCTGCCGTAGTACCGGCAGCGCGCCACGAACTCGGCGATCAGCGCGGACAAGCCAACGAGGACGGTGAGCGTCGTCATAAGGCGCACGTCCTGGTTCTTTATGTGGGCGATCTCGTGGGCCACCACCCCCTGCAGTTCCTCGCGGGTCAGGGAGAGAAGCAGCCCCTCCGTCGCGGCGACGTGGAAATCCCCGTGCTTCAGACCGACCGCCATGGCGTTCGGATCGCGGTCGGGGATGATCCAGACGGAAGGCATGGGCATGCCTGCGGCGATGGACATCTCTTCCACCACGTTGTGGAACACCCTTCCCGGCCCCTTCGTGTCGCCGTTGACGGGCGTGGCGCGGACGGCTTTTAACACCGTGGCGGCAGCGCCGGAGAGTTCCCACCAGGCAAGGCCTGCACCCAAAAGCCCTATCACGAGGGTGAACACGGGGCGAAACGGCCTGGACTTCTTCTCATAGGGACGGATCGCTCCCGGCGGTAGCTCCGCCTCCTGGTAGGCTCCCTGTCCCGTCTCCCGGTAGACCTTCGCCGGGGTGGGGCGGTCATGGGCGCGGGCCTTATAGTAGAGCGCCAAGTCGAGTCCCAGCCCAAGCCACAGGAAGAACGCTACGAAGAGGGCGACGACCCACTTGGTCTTTCTCCGGTTCTTTTCCTGAAGCTCGAAGAAGGTCGCCACGTGCTACCCTTCGCTTCGCGCCAGCACAGGCGCGGGCTGTATGAATATGTGCTTTAACTGCGGGACCGTCTTCTGCACCTTCTCCCTCAGCTCGGCGATCGTCTTTTCCACCTCGTGGTCGTGCAGCTCCTGCTTGAAGTCGACGTCGATGCAGATGAGGGAATCGGCCACGCCAAGCTGCATGGAGCGGATGGCGCCCACCGCCAGCACGTGCTCATGGCTGTTGATGACGCGGCGCGCGTAGCGGACCTGGACCGGGTCGATCGCTTCACCGATCATCAGCTTTCTCATCTCGTTCGCGAGGAAGAGCGCCATCACGAAGAGGAGTGCGCCGATAAAGAGGGAGGAGGCCGCGTCGTAAACGGGATTTCCCGTCAGGGAGACGAGGGCGGTCCCGAGCAGGGCGATGGCCAACCCCAAGAGCGCCCCGGAGTCCTCAACGAATACCACGACCGTCCCGCTGTCCTTGGAATCGACGACCCCCTGCAGCAGTTCCGAGGAGGAATGTTTCCCCATACTGCGGCGGGCGATCCACCACGACTGTCCCTCGAGCACGATGGAGCAGCTCAGGATCGCGTAGTTGAGGTAGAGGTGCTGGAGCTGTTCGGGGTGCTGCAGCTTGTGAAACCCCTCCACGAGCGAGTAGACGCCGCCAAGGACGAAGAGCAGCATAGCTACGATGAAGCTCCAAAAGTACTCTTCCTTGCCGTGGCCGAAAGGATGTGTGTCGGTGGGAGGAATCTTGCTCCGTTTCATCCCGAAAAGGAGCAGGACCTGGTTGCCGGTGTCTGCCAGGGAATGAACCGCTTCCGCCATCATACCGGCGCTGTGTGTGGTGAGGGCAGCGAAAAGCTTGAACAAGAAGATGACGAGGTTGTTTCTGAAGGCGACCTTTACCGCCTTTTCTCCTGAAGCCATGGATTTCCTTTTCTGAAGGTTACTTGAAAGAGAGGTTCACCTTGGGGACTTCGCGGTCGGCATGCTCGCTGATCTCCCAAAGTGTGGCGGGAGCGGCCTTGGCCAGCCCGGCGAACAGGACATTGGGGAACTGCTGCTGTGCCACGTTGTAGCTGGTGGCGGTATCGTTATAGGCCTGGCGGGCGAAGCCCACCCTATTCTCGGTGGAGGTGAGCTCCTCCTGGAACTGGGCGACGTTGCCGGTTGCCTTCAGATCCGGGTAGGCTTCGACGATCGCGGAAAAGCGGGACAGGGCGGCGTTGAGGGCCCCCTCGGCTGCGGCGATCTCGGCGACGTTGGCTGGACCTGCGCCGGTGCAGACGCTGACGGCTTTGTTGCGGGCGGCGATGACCGCCTCAAGTGTCTCGCGCTCGAACTGCATGGCGCCGCGGACCGCCTCCACCAGGTTGGGGATAAGGTCGTGCCGTCTTTTGAGCTGCACGTCGATCTGCTTCCAGCTGTTATTGGTCTGTTCCTTCAGGTTGATGAGGCTGTTGTACGAAGAAACGGCAACGAAGACGGCGATAACGGCGATGAGGCTGATGATGATCGCACCGATCATTAAGGTGTCCCTCCAAAGGATGTGCTCATAAATCCGGGCAAATTAGCGGCGACTATATACTGATTATGGAATGAAGTCAATGGCCTGGACTCAGCTTGTCTTTCTGTCTGTAGGGCTGTGGAAGGTTCCATTCGGCGGGAAACAATGGATGAATGAGCTACCATCTTTGGCATAAAGATGATGAAGCGCATCTATGCGAGCTGTTGGTGCTGCGGAAATAGTGCGTTTAAATCTGTGTAGGTAACTCAAGGAACTCAAGCACGTCCCCTCCAACCTCTACAAGCATCTGCCAGCCGACGCTGGGCTATCGCCCATCCCAAATGCCAGACCTCTTCAACGGACAGAATCGTCGCTTCCGGGTACGTGGATCGCCACTTATCGGCGGCCTCGGGGGAGCTTAAGAAATGGACTTGGCTGCAAAAAGTGTTGCGCACATTGCAGCAGCCTGCCTGATCGGCAGGTATCACGAGAGACACCACAGTTTCGGCCGGAGTCAGCGCGGTAACCCCCGTTGGTGTGACAGTTAACCGAACCGCAACTTCTGTGACCGGGCAGAGTGATTCCACCAGTGCCATCTGCTGCAATGCAACGGGGTACATCAGAGCATCCAGTGCACACCATGTAAAAAGATTGTGGCCGTCAACGCTGAAGCGGTGTGGGGTGGGAATCAGAGACAGTCCGCAGGCGACTATGTTGCCATCATCATCGAACACGGTGTCTTTGAATTCCATCAAATCCGTTTCTATGTCTCGCAGGGGGATATCGAGAGCGAGTGCTATGCTTGCTTTAGCCACGGGCTTGCCTTTTGCCAACGCGCGCAACAAATGCAACCAGAGCTTGGGATGGCGACAATGCAATGCGGCCTGGAGCCGCTCTCCCAATAAAGGATCAATGGACATGTGCCTTACCTCTCTTTATGACCCAGCGGCTGGGAGTTGACTGGGCAGAATCTCGTCCCGGTCAAACTGCCTTGATACCTTTATCCGCACTGTCTCCTGTCTCAAATATCCAAAAGTCGAACCCGACCCCTCTTCCTCTAGAAGTATATCTCCTGTATTTATTCTAGTGAGACCACAGTGGCATGGCCGCTGTTGGAAGCTCCCTTTCGCAGATAGACTCAAGCCTTTGTATAGTACTTGGCTTTAGATACGATCAAATTCTCGTAATAGATTTTCTTTCGATTGAGGTCATCACTTACTGCTTGGTGCTGCGGATCATGCACTAGCGCTTGGCTTCCAGCATTGAAGGGGATGTGGTCTTTGTACGCTGTTACTAATGATACAAAATACATCACTTGACCTTGGACATATGCATTCGATGCATCAACAAGGTCAGGAAAATACAGCAAGCATAGTGAAAGCGCTTTTCGTGCATCTACTGCTTGAGACAGGGCCAAGACTTCTGCCTTTGTGGTGCAACTATCCAGGTTTTTCGTGTACTGTAAGGATGCTGTAAAATGAAACATCATCTCTTCATACTTCTGGCGGAGTAACTTATTACGATCGTGTTTTTTATCTAAGGAAGAGCGCAGAAATGTGACAGCTTGTGAAATCAAAACCCCTGCCAACGCTGCACTTGCTGAAATTATCGGTGCTAGGTTTTCTCGCTCCATTCCTCCTCCATCTCCTTCATTACCGACGGCGTGAGGGCGCGCGTTAGCGCCTGTCTGTCGCCGCCTGGTTGGCATCTCTACTCTCCCGGTTCAAGGCCTAGGCATCGCCTTATTCGTTCCTCTGTTTTATGGATGGCATCAAAGTCATCAGTGTAAATGACATTTGACATTCCAATAAATCGACTTTTTGCCTCAAGAAGTTGTTCTTTGTCAGGTACTTGGTTTGCCCAGCGGTACAGCCAGTACAAAGACATGGGGGGATCTGAGGTCGGGGATCTGGGGTCAGGCTTGCAATGTTACAAAGATGACGGCGAGGTCATCAGAGATTGCAACTTCGCAAGCCTGGCCCCAGATCCCCACCACGAGTTGACGCCAACTTGCTAGCATCCCGCGCGAAATCAGTTTAGACAGCGGAATAGCAATCAAGGTAGCAGCTACAAGGAAGACTATTATGGTAATCGGAGAATTTTCCATGCCTTTTAGGGTTCCAGATTTTCAGCCTACTAGTAGACGGGCTGCAAGTAAGATCGCAAAAAGAGCAAAGAGTAAAGCTGAGAGTTTCAATAGCTTTTTATCTGAAGTATTTAAATCCTGAATACTTCCTTTAAGCTGTCCATACTTGAACGTCTTTTTTGCTCCGACTAGTGCAATGCACGCAGCCGAGCAGATAGCAAAAGACACTATCACGAGATCAATCCACGATGTACTTCTCATGGTATTACCTCTTGATTAAAACGTCCGGCGAAAGAGTCCTCACTGACCCCCAGGCCCCCCGCGCATTGTTGGGACTTCTTCTCTCAGGGGACGTACTACCGAACGTATTGGTATGCAGATTCTTGCCGTCTCAGACCTATTGTTCACACCAGTAATAACCCGTGTACTTTTTCCCCTTTTCAGACTTCTCCCAGAAGAAAACCCTTTTCTTCTCACCGGAATGCGTACGTGCATCGCCTTCACATAAGGCGGTCACGTTCCCCGGTCCCATCGGCGGTTTTTCAGCACATGAAGCCCGCCAAGTCGCCAGCGACGTAAAGTTCATCACATTTTTCGGCACATTACGCGAGGCCTTGGCGCTGAACATCTTGTTCGCTAACGCTGCACATTGTTCAATGCCCTCACGCTCAAGATCTTCAAGTGTTTGACCTGCTCTAGCCGTTTCTACTGTTGAAAAGGTGGCGGCGAGGATGCAAGTCACAGCGATGGTAGTTTTCATTCGAATTCCTTTCTGCTCTGGCCCAACGGTGTGAGGTGACCGGCGGAGCGCCTGGCTCCTACCAGCTTTCACCAGCACTCATGAGCCGCGAAGACCTGGTCCACCCGCTTGGTTGGCAACTCGTCATCGCCAACTACTTACACAACTTACCACTGTCCCCTCTGTCCCTGCTCAGCAAGCATCGTCCCCGTTGATGTATGAAGGAGTCTCAATCCCTTCTGTTTTGAGGGCTTTAACGGCATCCGCTAGTGGTTTCTTGAGGGCTGCCTCCAGCTTGATTATATGCTCGACCATCCAGTTGACCATTCCAGGCCAGTTATCACGGTTGAAACCGTCCACATCATGGCCAAACCTTATGGAACTGGATTTCTTGTCGTCGAGTCGGTCCCATGAAAGTGCATCTCCAAATGCTTCCTCTATCTGAGATTTTTTCGAGACCAGATAATCGAAAATGAATTTATTTTCTACCTTGTTGGTCCTGGCAATCACGAGTTCCACTCGAATGAACTTGCTGCCAAAAATCAAATCGAACGGGCAACCGCTCATCCCGGACCCTGCATAAATCCAGTGATCCTTGCTGGGGCTTATGTTGTTGTAGAGGTCTGTCGAGCTTGCTTTTAGCGCGTCCAGCGCCTGCTGCCAAAAGGCTAATCTGATCTTATGGCGGCTTTTCAACTCAAATTCCGCAGTCTTCTCTGCCGCTTCCTTCTCGTTGATACCAATCATGAACTCTGTTGCCTCTGGAGTTGGAATGATCTGCTCCAGTTTCAAAAACAGGTTGTCACCCATCCCATATGGCGTTGCTTTAAAACACTGCAACTGGATGTTGTGGCTTAAGAGCCACAGGACGGTTGATGTGACCTCCTTGCGGAATTGGGCTGCCACAAACATGATGCGTTGCTGATTGCCGCTGTTAAGGACAACCTCAGCCAAATCCGGTACTTCAAGAAATTCGCAAATCAGTGCCTGTGCATCGCCGTCACCGCCGGTTTTTGCAAGGTACTTCTGAAAGATTTCTACGATCTGGTTCTTTTTGAGGGTGGAACAGTAAGAGGCATACTTCAGAGCCTGCCAGACCACGTCGCGGCCCGAGTCGTCAAGCTTGTTCTCTATGACGACGAGGTTACCATCCTTATCCAGTGCGAGCAGATCCAGTCTTTCATTTGTATCGTCGAATCCGTCGAATTCCTTTTGGATGATCAACAGTTCTTCGCCCAGGGCCATAGACTCGTTTGCCAACCACTCCTGAAGATGTCCGCGTTCGGTAAAACCAAGGTCGCTGAATTTCTTTACTGTCAGGGGTTTGATTCGGTTCAGCGATTTATCTATCTGGTACATTTAAGTCACCTCTTTTAAGCATTTTGGGGAAGTACCTGGGGGCAGGGAGCACTGGGGCCAGGATCGACATTCGGACGTTCCAGTCCACTCAAATGTCCAAAAGTCTGGCCTGACCCCGCCTTTATGCACGGTCGATGGGGGAGGGCAGGGGCAACCCTGCTCTATACTCTACCTCAGTGTCCTGCACATATCCCGTGATCAACATAGCGAATTACATCTTTGGCAGTTTTTGCCTACTAAGGCAGTAAACCTATCACCACATGCTGAACGTGCCCATTTCAAATCATCATCAATTGCAGAATGTTTTACTGAAATAGCATTAAGTTCTATGGCGTTTTTGAGATAGTCGATAATCTTATTGCAATATTCTTCTTTATTGAAAACAAGCTCAGGACTGATGTCTACCTCGTATTTTCCCATCAGGCTCAGGTAGCAAGCCGCATTAAAATATGCAAACCCGGTAGAGTCCCTGGGTAGCAGGCGCTCGGCGTTTTTTAGTGCGTTTCGCAGCATTTCTGCGTCAACTATCTGGCCATTGTCAGGGAATTCAATAGCTTTTTTAAAGTAAGCTGTTCCGATGTTCAGCTGAGCAAAAAAATTTGTGAAAAGCGGCCCCTTTTCATTCCGTACCTCTTGAATGAATAATCGAAGATCCTCCCTCTTTACGCTTTCACCTGTTATATATGTCAAATATTTGTAGTACGCTGAGTTTGGATGGACAGACTGGTCGAACGCTTTCCTACTCTCCTTCTCATGGCCAAGCTTCCAAAGCAGCAATCCTCTCATAAAATTGCACTCTGAATCTTTTTTATCAACTTGCTCAACCCAGCCCAAAGCTTTAGCATATTTCGTTTTTCTAAGATAATATTTGGTCAAAGCTTTTTTGGTTTCATTGTTAACATCGAGACGGTACCCGATCTTTTTCAAAAGGTTAGATAATTGCTCAAAATTTTGAATAGTCTTAGTAACTTCAGTACTTATCGGCGGTGCACGAAGGTGATCAAATGCCATCCCATATCCAATCTCAACATCACCTAGTGCGTCCTGTATGCTCGATAACTGACTCTTTACCTCTGATATAATAAGCTCGGTGGCATTATAAAAGACGAATTTGTGCTTGACCAGTACAATTACCACAAGTAGTAGCAATAAAAAGCTAAAACAACAGAAAACTATACCAATGATGATTGTATTTTCATCGATACCTCTCTGAACTATAATAAACATAAAAGCAGAGGTAACCAGTAAAACTATTATTGGGATAGACATGGGATGGTTTTTCCACTGCTCCATAAAGCCATTTATTTCTCTATTGGATGATTTTGCTATTGCCTCCAAATCTCCTCCTTTTCAAACCCAAATTGATTCGACCTATCATATATTAACGAGCTGGCGTTCTTGGGTTTTGCTCAAAGCCCACAATCTCAAGAGCCTGGCACAATGTCCTTATTTGGTGATAATTTTGCTCGCTCCCATCTCTGCATTGTATGCTTTCGCCTTGGCTTGGTACTGGGCGAACTGGGGGATGGCTATCGCGGCGAGGATGCCGATGATGGCTACGGTGACCAGGACGCCGCCGGCTGATCCTCCTACTCCCGTGCGCGGCATGAAGAGGGCGAAGAACCAGGCGAAAAGACTGCGCTGCGGGGGGGCTGCAAACGGGTTGTCGACTCGCGCGGCTCGCTTTACGAGCCAGGGGTAGTCGGAGATGAGTTCGTGCAACGACATCCAGAAACCGCTGCTCTGCTCTATCTGATTCAGATAGGCTTCCACGTTGACTTCGGACCAGAGCTTTTCTCCGGCGGACAATGCGATCAGTCCTTTGAGGGCGCTGTCGGTGCTGTCGCAGCAGACTCTGCCGTACTGGTCGCAGGTGTACTCGCGGGCACGGGAGTAGGCGGCTCCTATCAGCGGGAATAGGCTTGCGGGCCAGAGGAAGGGTGCCCACTGCAGGTGTCTCTGTTTGATGTGTCCGAGTTCGTGCCCGATGTAGAAGTTGATCGCCTCTGGACGGTCGGACATGGCGTTGATGACGTTCGTGTAGAGCACGACGAAGTTCCTGCCCAAAAACCTCGTGGCGAAGGCGTTCAGAAAGCCACTGCCGTTGATCAGGTAGGCGTCGGGAGGGTCACTCAGGCCGAGGGTCTTGCAGCAGTTGAGATGCCGGTTGTAAAGGTCGGGGAACTGGGTGGGGGAGAGCTTGATGCCGTTGCCCTTTAGATGGGCGATGAGTGCGGATTGACCGATCAGGAGGGCGATGCCGAAAGCCGGCAGCAGGAACGCGAAAACGCCTTTGGTCGCGAAGAGCAGCCCCAGCCAGTAAATCGTCGCCACCACGGCGTGGATCATGAAAAGGCTCTGCTCCCGGTGGTAGATGATGGGGCCCAGGTTGACGTTCGGGATGCTGCCGGAGGCTTTCGCTGAGGTTCCGCTTGGGCCGGACGTCCATTTGTCATAGACCACGTGACACTTAGGACATGACGCCGCATCGAAGATGGCATCGGACTCCTGCCTCTGGTAGCCGCACTTGGGACAGTTCCGCCCCGCCTTGGACTTCGTCGGCGATGCTGCGACGGCGGGGGGCGCCACCTCGTCCGTGATCGGTTCGGGCAGCGGTAAGGTCGCCGCGTCCCTTGAGAAAACGAAGCTGGTTTTGCATCTGGGGCAACTGGTGACCGTCGCATCGGGCGGGCATTTGTCGAAGGGGACGGATTTACTCAATCCGCACGAGGGGCACGTTACGGCGACTGGACGAGAAGTCATTCCAATAACCCTTTCTTGTACTGGAGTGGACAAAGAAAAAGCCCTTGGTGATACCAAAGGCCTTCTTCATGGAGGTAGGGTAATGGCGGAAGCACATGGGAATCGAACCCACCTGGGAAGTTTCTCACCCCCCACACCGGTTTTGAAGACCGGGCCGCCCACCAGCGACGGTGGTGCTTCCTCATTGATTTTCTTGTCGCATTTTTTAAAGCATCTCCAACCTTAAGTCAATATATAAAATCGGATATGAAAAGGGCCCTGCTTATAGAGGGCCTCTCTTTCGTCGCCTTTATTTGTACGCCTTGCAAAATAGTTCTTATTTTTGCTGATAGTTGCGCCCACCCGCATACCCCTGCTATGCTTGACAAACAATCGTGATTTCTGTATAGCTTGGCGTGCTTACTACCATTTAAAGAGGGGGATGAATGATCCTGTTCGCCAACATACTCTTGGCCCTTGCGAAGATCATCGAGTTGGCCAACGGTCTTTTAACCGTGTACAAGTACATCCTGCTCGCCAGTGTCATCATCTCCTGGATCAACGCCGATCCTTACAACCCCATCGTCAACTTCATCTACCGGGTCACGGAGCCGGCGCTGCGCCGCATCCGCCGCTACATGCCGGACACCGGCATGCTCGACCTCTCTCCGCTCGTACTTTTCGCGGTGATCTACCTCGTGCAGATCGTGGTCCTCGACACGGCCTACAGCTATCTCATCATCTACAGCAACCAGCTCAAAGGGGGTGCCCTGTGAAGATAACCCCCATGGACATCCAGCAGCAGCAGTTCAAGGGAAAGATGCTGGGCGGCCTCGACCCGGAGGACGTGGATGCCTTCCTGCAACTGGTGGCGGGCGAGATGGAGGAGCTCATCAGGGAGAACAACGACCTCAAGGAGCGCATCAACCGCAACCAGACCCAGATGACGGAGATGGAGGCCCGCGAGGCGCAGCTGCGCGAGACCATGCTGGCGGCACAGCGGATCACCGAGGAGATGAAGGCGAATGCCCAGAAGGAGGCGCACCTCATGATCTCGGAGGCCGAGCTCAAGGGGGAGCGCATCGTCGCGGACGCCGAGAACAAGCTGGTGCAGTTGAACAACCAGATCCAGGAGCTGAAGAGGGACAAGCTTCAGTTCGAGTCGGGCTTCAAGAACCTCCTGGATACCTACTACAAGCTGCTCGCCCTGGACAAATAATGAACGAAGAGACGGTACGGGTAACACGCACACCTGAGGGGCTCCTCTTCACGGTGCACGTGCAGCCGCGCGCCTCGCGCAGCGAGATCTGCGGACCGAAGGAAGGGGAGCTCAGGGTGCGGCTCACCTCGCCGCCGGTGGATGACGCCGCGAACAAGCAGTGCGTCGAGCTCATCGCGAAGAGCCTCGGCATCGCCAAGTCCAAGGTCAGCATCAAGTCGGGCGCCAAGTCCCGGCACAAGGTGGTCAGAGTACAAGGGGTGGAGCAGGATGACCTCCTGCCCTTATTCAAAACGGAGAAGGAGCAGCAATGAAGGCGAAAGACATTATGGTAACGGACGTGCCGTCCATCACCACTAAGACCACGGTGGGTGAGGCGGTCCGGATCATGAAGAGCAACTTCGGCGACGAGAGCTTCCTGAACGCCGCACCCGGCCTGATCGTGGTCAACGAAAGGGGAGGACTCGCGGGGATCCTCACCCCCTTGAGCATCATCACCGCCATCATGGACGACGCGCCGGAGGGAAAATCCGACCCCGCCTTCTTCGGCTCCCTGTGCGACCGCATCAAGGACCTTCCCACCTCCGCCATCATGGAGCACCAGCCCATCTCGGTCACCCAGGATGCGAGCGTCAGCGACGTGGCGAGGCTCTTTCTCACGCACCGTTTCCAGAGGGTCCCCGTGGTGGACGGCAAGAAGGTGGTGGGGATCATCTACCGCTCGCGCCTGCTCTTCGCCATCAGCCAAAGCCTGATCGTTGCCTCTTGACAAAAACGGAGGCGGCTACTTATATTTGTACCTGCGCCCGGCCGTTCGCGTCAGGCGCTAAAGCTTCATAGGAGGTTGTAAAAGCGATGCCACTTTACGAGTATCAATGCAAAAGCTGCAACGAAACCTTTGAGTTGCGCCAGAAGTTTTCCGACGCACCCGCCACGGAGTGCCCGAAGTGCGGCGGCTCCGTTGAAAAGCTTATCTCCCAGTCCGGCTTCTCCCTGAAAGGGGGAGGGTGGTACGGTGACGGCTACGGCAGCTCCAAGGCGGCCCCTTCCTGCCCATCCGGCGGGGGATGCGCCGGTTGCCCTTCGGCCTCCTGATGACGCCATGAAACGACAAGGCCCCCGTACCCACGGGGGCTTTTTTTGTCCCCTGTTCCCGGCAAAATCCTTTACAAAACCTTCCGTTTTAATTATTATCGACAACTTAAAAATCTGAGCCCGGTCCGCCCGCGAGGACGCGCCGCGCCTGCATATTCCAGCGGAAAGAGGGGTACACGTTCATGGCGAAAATCATCGACGGCAAGGCCATCGCGGCAAAGATCCGCGCAGAGATCAGCGCAGAAGCGGCACGACTGAAGGAGCGAGGAATCGTCCCGGGGCTCGCCGTGGTGCTTGTCGGGGAAGACCCGGCGAGCAAGGTCTACGTCTCCATGAAGGAGAAGGCGTGTGCCGACGTCGGGATCTTCTCCGACGAGTACAAGCTCGCAGCGGAAACGAGCGAGGAGGAACTCCTCACCCTCATCGACAAGCTGAACAACGATCCGAAGATCCACGGCATCCTCGTGCAGTTGCCGCTCCCCAAGCAGATCAACACCGAAAGGGTCCTCGAGGCAATATCGCCGGAGAAGGACGCCGACGGCTTCCACCCCTACAACGTCGGGCGTCTCGTCATCGGCAAGCCGCTCTTTCAGCCCTGCACCCCCTACGGCGTCATGGTGATGCTCAAGGAGACGGGCGTCGATCTGACCGGCAAGGAGGTCGTCGTGGTCGGGCGCTCCAACATCGTTGGCAAGCCGGTCGCCTTCATGTGCCTGCAGCAAAACGCGACGGTGACGCTGTGCCACTCGAAGACACGCGACCTCGCCGCCAAGGTGGGGCAGGCGGACGTGGTCATCGCGGCGGTCGGTGTCCCCGAGATGATCAAGGGGGCCTGGATCAAGGAAGGTGCCGTGGTCATCGACGTGGGCGTTAACCGCGTGGGTGAGAAGAAGCTCGTCGGGGACGTTGAGTACGCCGCGGCCAGC contains these protein-coding regions:
- a CDS encoding M48 family metallopeptidase, whose amino-acid sequence is MATFFELQEKNRRKTKWVVALFVAFFLWLGLGLDLALYYKARAHDRPTPAKVYRETGQGAYQEAELPPGAIRPYEKKSRPFRPVFTLVIGLLGAGLAWWELSGAAATVLKAVRATPVNGDTKGPGRVFHNVVEEMSIAAGMPMPSVWIIPDRDPNAMAVGLKHGDFHVAATEGLLLSLTREELQGVVAHEIAHIKNQDVRLMTTLTVLVGLSALIAEFVARCRYYGSSDQSGDDDSRIGSIIFVIWLFTVLLAPLATRIMALMVSKEREYLADASAAQFTRNPQALISALEKISGAAGATHSISQASAHLCIASPTAADLSDEQSLFSTHPPMSQRIARLRLIGRSMAQAPSGG
- a CDS encoding cation diffusion facilitator family transporter — encoded protein: MASGEKAVKVAFRNNLVIFLFKLFAALTTHSAGMMAEAVHSLADTGNQVLLLFGMKRSKIPPTDTHPFGHGKEEYFWSFIVAMLLFVLGGVYSLVEGFHKLQHPEQLQHLYLNYAILSCSIVLEGQSWWIARRSMGKHSSSELLQGVVDSKDSGTVVVFVEDSGALLGLAIALLGTALVSLTGNPVYDAASSLFIGALLFVMALFLANEMRKLMIGEAIDPVQVRYARRVINSHEHVLAVGAIRSMQLGVADSLICIDVDFKQELHDHEVEKTIAELREKVQKTVPQLKHIFIQPAPVLARSEG
- a CDS encoding LemA family protein, giving the protein MIGAIIISLIAVIAVFVAVSSYNSLINLKEQTNNSWKQIDVQLKRRHDLIPNLVEAVRGAMQFERETLEAVIAARNKAVSVCTGAGPANVAEIAAAEGALNAALSRFSAIVEAYPDLKATGNVAQFQEELTSTENRVGFARQAYNDTATSYNVAQQQFPNVLFAGLAKAAPATLWEISEHADREVPKVNLSFK
- the merB gene encoding organomercurial lyase MerB, which encodes MSIDPLLGERLQAALHCRHPKLWLHLLRALAKGKPVAKASIALALDIPLRDIETDLMEFKDTVFDDDGNIVACGLSLIPTPHRFSVDGHNLFTWCALDALMYPVALQQMALVESLCPVTEVAVRLTVTPTGVTALTPAETVVSLVIPADQAGCCNVRNTFCSQVHFLSSPEAADKWRSTYPEATILSVEEVWHLGWAIAQRRLADACRGWRGRA
- a CDS encoding DUF4268 domain-containing protein, whose translation is MYQIDKSLNRIKPLTVKKFSDLGFTERGHLQEWLANESMALGEELLIIQKEFDGFDDTNERLDLLALDKDGNLVVIENKLDDSGRDVVWQALKYASYCSTLKKNQIVEIFQKYLAKTGGDGDAQALICEFLEVPDLAEVVLNSGNQQRIMFVAAQFRKEVTSTVLWLLSHNIQLQCFKATPYGMGDNLFLKLEQIIPTPEATEFMIGINEKEAAEKTAEFELKSRHKIRLAFWQQALDALKASSTDLYNNISPSKDHWIYAGSGMSGCPFDLIFGSKFIRVELVIARTNKVENKFIFDYLVSKKSQIEEAFGDALSWDRLDDKKSSSIRFGHDVDGFNRDNWPGMVNWMVEHIIKLEAALKKPLADAVKALKTEGIETPSYINGDDAC
- a CDS encoding M48 family metallopeptidase — protein: MSKSVPFDKCPPDATVTSCPRCKTSFVFSRDAATLPLPEPITDEVAPPAVAASPTKSKAGRNCPKCGYQRQESDAIFDAASCPKCHVVYDKWTSGPSGTSAKASGSIPNVNLGPIIYHREQSLFMIHAVVATIYWLGLLFATKGVFAFLLPAFGIALLIGQSALIAHLKGNGIKLSPTQFPDLYNRHLNCCKTLGLSDPPDAYLINGSGFLNAFATRFLGRNFVVLYTNVINAMSDRPEAINFYIGHELGHIKQRHLQWAPFLWPASLFPLIGAAYSRAREYTCDQYGRVCCDSTDSALKGLIALSAGEKLWSEVNVEAYLNQIEQSSGFWMSLHELISDYPWLVKRAARVDNPFAAPPQRSLFAWFFALFMPRTGVGGSAGGVLVTVAIIGILAAIAIPQFAQYQAKAKAYNAEMGASKIITK
- a CDS encoding YggT family protein, yielding MILFANILLALAKIIELANGLLTVYKYILLASVIISWINADPYNPIVNFIYRVTEPALRRIRRYMPDTGMLDLSPLVLFAVIYLVQIVVLDTAYSYLIIYSNQLKGGAL
- a CDS encoding DivIVA domain-containing protein, with protein sequence MKITPMDIQQQQFKGKMLGGLDPEDVDAFLQLVAGEMEELIRENNDLKERINRNQTQMTEMEAREAQLRETMLAAQRITEEMKANAQKEAHLMISEAELKGERIVADAENKLVQLNNQIQELKRDKLQFESGFKNLLDTYYKLLALDK
- a CDS encoding DUF167 domain-containing protein, encoding MNEETVRVTRTPEGLLFTVHVQPRASRSEICGPKEGELRVRLTSPPVDDAANKQCVELIAKSLGIAKSKVSIKSGAKSRHKVVRVQGVEQDDLLPLFKTEKEQQ
- a CDS encoding CBS domain-containing protein; the encoded protein is MKAKDIMVTDVPSITTKTTVGEAVRIMKSNFGDESFLNAAPGLIVVNERGGLAGILTPLSIITAIMDDAPEGKSDPAFFGSLCDRIKDLPTSAIMEHQPISVTQDASVSDVARLFLTHRFQRVPVVDGKKVVGIIYRSRLLFAISQSLIVAS
- a CDS encoding FmdB family zinc ribbon protein, with the translated sequence MPLYEYQCKSCNETFELRQKFSDAPATECPKCGGSVEKLISQSGFSLKGGGWYGDGYGSSKAAPSCPSGGGCAGCPSAS